A window of Methanobrevibacter thaueri genomic DNA:
TAAGAATCGTTTTAACATCCCCAACTTTTACCTCAGCAGGAATTATAGAATCAAAAATATAATCACTAACTTTATATACTGATAATGTAGTAGATTGAAAACCATAAATATGATTAACTTTATCCATTAAAACTATATCACATGTATAATTTCCTTCAAGTAGAGTATCTTCAATTTTATATATAACTACATCCTCATTATCAACGACCATATTATAAGTTTTATTATTAACTATGACTGTCACTATTGCATTTACTGGTTGGAGAAAAGTAACTGTAATGTTTTGGTCATCACCATAATAAATACTTTGAGCGGATGCTTTAATATCTACCGTAGTGAAGATTAAATCTATTGTTTCATAATCTAATGTAGCAGTAACTTTATTATTTGGAGAATTACTTGAATAAATTGCTTTGAAAGTACCATTTTCTAAAATAACCTCAGATATAATATCTCCGGTAGTTGATGATAAAGCAACAGCCATTGGTCTGAGACTATTTCCAACTGTTTCATTAGTGCCATTCCAACAAAGTTTGCCAATTATTTCATATTGATTATTGCCTAAATACTGTTCAGAAACAGAAAAAATTGCATATTTTAAGATTGTTATATCAGTATACCCCATCCATTTCCCTGTTTTATGATTAAGTGTTAAAAGACTTTTTAAATAGTCCGGGATATCATTTTCACCAAACCAAGCTCCATTAACAGATACATTTTTATCATCCTGAATGTAAGCTGCAACCTTATCAACTTTATTGTTTATGAAAATACAATTTTCAAAATATACAAACTTATTACCATTAACAAACTCAGACTCAAATAATATAGAGTTTCCATGACCATATCCATCAATTACACAATTAATAAATTTTAAACAAACTTTATCTCCACCATATAATACAGAATGTGAACTTCCCATAAACGAACAATTTTTAAATTCGATTAAATTAACCTTATTATTGCAATAAACCGGATAGAATTTTCTTGCACCATTAGCATAATTAACTTCTGATTGATCAAAAATAATGTTATTTAAAGTCCAATTTGCTAATGGATATAAAGAAGATAAAGCCTGTATCCTAAAGCCATCAGCAGATCCATTTTTAATTATAACCTTTCCTAATCCATTAATAATTAAATTACTTGATTTGAAATTTAATTGAGAATCAACATAATAAGTTCCATTGAATATGTTCATAGTTACATTATCTCCTTCAACTACATTATCACATGCTAATTTTAATGAAGAAAAAGGATTTTCATAAGATCCATCACCTCCATCATCAGAGGTATTTTGACCAACATATATCACAGTATAACCAATATTTTCAGAATCGATAGTGTCATTACGATTTTCAGAAATAATATTCTCATCAAAATAAGTTAATTCATTATCTAAACATTCTTCATTATTATCAACTACAATTTCTTGATTTTGATTTAATGTAACATTTATGTCATCTGTTGCTGATACAGTACTAATCCCTAAAATTAATACTATCAACAACAAGAAAAAAATTAATTTTCTATAACCCATAATCCACACCACATAATAGTAAATATAAAAAAAAGAAAAAATAATAAGGAATTATTATAATTCCCTATTTTTTAACTGTAATTTTTTTGTTTACAACATCTTTTCCGTGAGTAACTTTGTATGAGTATTTTTTACCAACTTTGAGTTTTTTAAGAACATTTTTATTAATAGAAAATGTTGCAACACCTTTAGAGTTAGTTTTTGCTTTATAGGTTTTGCCTTTGAATTTTAATGTTAATGTTTTGCCTTTTAAGTATTTTTTATTTACTTTTTTCAAAGTTACTTTTATTGTGAGTTTTTTAGCTGATTTTTTCACTTTCATATTTTTAGCAACTAAAATACTTTTAACAGTTACTTTATTAGTTACTTTAACTCCTAAATAAGTTGCAGTTACTGTGTATGCTTTGGATT
This region includes:
- a CDS encoding Ig-like domain-containing protein; protein product: MGYRKLIFFLLLIVLILGISTVSATDDINVTLNQNQEIVVDNNEECLDNELTYFDENIISENRNDTIDSENIGYTVIYVGQNTSDDGGDGSYENPFSSLKLACDNVVEGDNVTMNIFNGTYYVDSQLNFKSSNLIINGLGKVIIKNGSADGFRIQALSSLYPLANWTLNNIIFDQSEVNYANGARKFYPVYCNNKVNLIEFKNCSFMGSSHSVLYGGDKVCLKFINCVIDGYGHGNSILFESEFVNGNKFVYFENCIFINNKVDKVAAYIQDDKNVSVNGAWFGENDIPDYLKSLLTLNHKTGKWMGYTDITILKYAIFSVSEQYLGNNQYEIIGKLCWNGTNETVGNSLRPMAVALSSTTGDIISEVILENGTFKAIYSSNSPNNKVTATLDYETIDLIFTTVDIKASAQSIYYGDDQNITVTFLQPVNAIVTVIVNNKTYNMVVDNEDVVIYKIEDTLLEGNYTCDIVLMDKVNHIYGFQSTTLSVYKVSDYIFDSIIPAEVKVGDVKTILIELPYDAMGNITIQMNGNNFTKKASQTNEMDIDGFVFGDNFITVIYSGDNKYVQKTCLNIVTAEKVNLEVNNQTLNVYITKGTTASSFNIVLPSDATGNLTVSINGKNYTQELVNGSAIVNIPELNPGNYNAIVTYSGDSKYNPISVNASVSIPKPVLTAKNFSMLYTSGAKYTVRVTLDGKAVTGKKVSFTINGKKTTATTDKNGYASVKITLPPKSKAYTVTATYLGVKVTNKVTVKSILVAKNMKVKKSAKKLTIKVTLKKVNKKYLKGKTLTLKFKGKTYKAKTNSKGVATFSINKNVLKKLKVGKKYSYKVTHGKDVVNKKITVQK